AGATGCAGACAAGGACCGAGCTTTACGATGTGATTCGCCTCAACACCTTCGAGGCGCTGGACCGCAGTATCGCTCTGTCGGTGCTGCCAATGCCATCGTGACAGGACGCCGCCCGCAACGGGGCGGCGTCTCTTTCAGGTCAGGAGGCAAGACCGCCATGCGGGTCAGGCATATATTTCCGCGCGACACCCTGATCAAAGCTTCACGCAGGAAAGATCTGGCTGGCCCGCTGTGCTCATCGACCTCCGTCCCGGCATCTGAGCGGCTGGTCGATGTAAACCTCGCAGAGACCTGATATCGTCCGAGCTGCTCCGCACGGGCGGCCTGGTGGCGCAAGCCGAAGGGCGCGCTATGGGAGGCCCTGCGAGCCCATCATCGCGCGCATTCCATGCACCGCCACGGCACCTGCCACGACAACGCGACCGTTTACAGCGTCTTCAGACACATTTGCGATGCTCCGCGCGGCGCCGGTGAAATCTCTCTCGCCGTGTCTCTGGAATACAGCTAACATTTCCCCGGTCACAGGTATGTGATCCGTTGCCCGAATGGTTGTGGCTCGGCTTACGATTGCAACAGGAGAACCGCAGATGGCGGAACAGGTGGCAGGGGCGGCCGACGCGGCTGCGCTTCACGGCGGCGGGGTCGATCTGACCACCATTGTCATTCTTCTGGCTGCGGCGGTGATCGCGGTGCCATTGTTCAGGCGGCTCGGGCTTGGCTCGGTCCTGGGGTTCCTTGCCGCGGGGCTTCTGATCGGGCCATTCGGCCTCAGGGTGATCGAGGATGCCGAGGCCGTCATTCATGTCGCAGAACTCGGTGTTGTTCTGTTTCTGTTTGTGATCGGGCTTGAAATGCAGCCCTCGCGGCTCTGGTCGATGCGCGGCGAGATCTTCGGGCTGGGGCTGATCCAGGTGGTCGGGGCCATTGCAGTGCTGACCTGCGTCGGGCTGGCGCTTGGCTATCCGGCCTCGGCGAGCTTTGTCGCGGGCACCGGCTTTGTGCTGACCTCGACCGCGGTCGTCATGCAGATGCTGTCCGAGCGGCGGCAAATGGAGACCCCGGCCGGGCGGCGCATCATTTCGATCCTTTTGCTCGAGGATCTCGCCATCGTGCCGCTGCTGGCGATCGTCGCCTTTATCGCGCCGGGCGCCGAGGAAGCCACAGTGCTGGACCGGGTGCAGGACATCGGGGCGGGGCTTGGCTGTATCGTGGTGCTGGTTGTGGCCGGGCGCTATCTGCTTGATCCGATGTTTGGGTTTCTGGCGCGGTTTGGCGGGCGCGATGTGATGACGGCGGCCGCGCTGCTTGTCGTGCTGGCGGCGGCGCTATTGATGCAGGCGGGCGGGCTTTCGATGGCGATGGGCGCCTTCCTCGCGGGCGTGCTCCTGTCGGAATCGAGCTATCGTCACCAGCTGGAAACAGATGTGGAACCCTTCCGGGGCCTCTTGCTCGGCCTCTTTTTCATGGGGGTCGGGATGGCGCTGAACCTCACCGTGATCCGCGAGAATGCGGCGCTGATCGCCTTTTGCGTCCCGGTCTATATCATCCTGAAAATGCTGGTGATCTACAGCGTGGCCCGGCTTTTAAAAACGCCGAGAGCCGAGGCGCGGGAACGCGCGGTCGTTATGGCCCAGGGCGGTGAATTTGCCTTCGTGCTCTATGCCACCGCGACACAGGTCGGAGTGTTGACGACCGAATGGAACGCGAACCTGACCGCGATTGTCATTTGCTCGATGGCACTTACCCCCCTGATGATGATCCTTTTTGACCGTTTTTCGCCGAAAGCCGTGGTTTCGA
This genomic window from Gemmobacter sp. 24YEA27 contains:
- a CDS encoding monovalent cation:proton antiporter-2 (CPA2) family protein; its protein translation is MAEQVAGAADAAALHGGGVDLTTIVILLAAAVIAVPLFRRLGLGSVLGFLAAGLLIGPFGLRVIEDAEAVIHVAELGVVLFLFVIGLEMQPSRLWSMRGEIFGLGLIQVVGAIAVLTCVGLALGYPASASFVAGTGFVLTSTAVVMQMLSERRQMETPAGRRIISILLLEDLAIVPLLAIVAFIAPGAEEATVLDRVQDIGAGLGCIVVLVVAGRYLLDPMFGFLARFGGRDVMTAAALLVVLAAALLMQAGGLSMAMGAFLAGVLLSESSYRHQLETDVEPFRGLLLGLFFMGVGMALNLTVIRENAALIAFCVPVYIILKMLVIYSVARLLKTPRAEARERAVVMAQGGEFAFVLYATATQVGVLTTEWNANLTAIVICSMALTPLMMILFDRFSPKAVVSMEGVEEASGLNANILLIGFGRFGQMVSQPLLKRGYTVSIIDSDAQVIRDAADFGFRVWYGDGTRLDILRNAGAAEASLIVAATDDREATLKIVELVKHEFPLVPVFARAWDREHAVALMKADADFQIRETRDSALALGRAALVRLGDTPEEADDLIQDVRTNDIQRLAIDFTEGLAAGAGLIQGNKAAPSHH